One part of the Glycine soja cultivar W05 chromosome 11, ASM419377v2, whole genome shotgun sequence genome encodes these proteins:
- the LOC114376004 gene encoding uncharacterized protein LOC114376004, with the protein MAYYSSAYSGSENYGEYNFNSYALNYDYAQIPSYMAYTSYEYNQNQPYYGYDSSLYYAPNYPAETYQTQTTSYSATTYSDPKSVVYVPNNGMSQLVISYSKAEFNVPEFDDYDPTPYGGGYDIDQTYGKALPPSDKICYPRSGSSPITEPQPLFSGPIVPLPTIEEGIEEKPITPQNGAIIQTKTEEKPQSQDSGKDHPKEVEDNNFDTESEGSDDHEDDNYSESGIDEGYNGGQGYDEHEKQVVPVVPQYPSGYGLEAMDICESLFGYWPCLDRMKKKRECCCEEVSYRGNNCQENMWQGTADYLFGSPNPYGGSGYGGDVVYGYQRHHPMQAQYKQIDYTDGSW; encoded by the coding sequence ATGGCCTACTACAGCTCTGCCTATTCTGGTTCTGAAAATTATGGTGAGTACAATTTCAACTCTTATGCTCTCAATTATGATTATGCTCAAATTCCATCCTATATGGCTTATACTAGTTATGAGTACAATCAAAATCAACCATATTATGGATATGATTCAAGTTTATATTATGCTCCTAATTACCCTGCTGAGACTTACCAAACCCAAACCACATCTTACTCAGCCACAACGTATAGTGACCCAAAATCTGTTGTGTATGTTCCCAATAACGGTATGAGTCAGCTTGTGATATCTTATTCTAAAGCGGAATTCAATGTGCCTGAATTTGATGACTATGATCCAACACCTTATGGTGGTGGATATGACATTGATCAGACCTATGGCAAAGCCCTACCACCTTCAGATAAAATTTGCTATCCTCGTTCTGGGTCAAGTCCAATTACTGAACCACAACCACTCTTTTCTGGGCCCATAGTTCCATTGCCTACTATAGAAGAGGGAATTGAAGAGAAACCAATCACACCCCAGAATGGAGCTATCATCCAAACAAAAACCGAAGAGAAGCCTCAGTCACAAGATAGTGGCAAAGATCACCCTAAAGAAGTAGAAGACAACAACTTTGACACTGAGAGTGAGGGAAGTGATGACCATGAAGATGATAACTATTCAGAATCTGGCATTGATGAAGGGTACAATGGGGGACAGGGTTATGATGAGCATGAGAAGCAAGTGGTTCCTGTTGTTCCTCAATATCCTAGTGGATATGGATTGGAAGCTATGGACATTTGTGAAAGCTTGTTTGGATATTGGCCTTGTTTGGATCgtatgaagaagaagagggaaTGTTGTTGTGAGGAAGTGAGTTATAGAGGGAACAATTGTCAGGAGAACATGTGGCAAGGTACTGCAGATTATCTATTTGGCAGTCCAAATCCTTATGGTGGGAGTGGCTATGGAGGAGATGTTGTTTATGGATATCAAAGGCATCATCCAATGCAAGCACAATACAAACAGATTGATTATACTGATGGATCGTGGTGA